The genomic interval ATTGATTAGAAGAGTTGCATAACCATGACCTCTTGCTTCTTTTAAAATTGCCATTCGTTGAATTAGCGCTTTTTTTTCATCCAAATCAGCAAGCAAACGAACGGTACCTTTGGCAAGACCATCGTCATAAAGAACGAAATGAACAGAAGAGGCCTCTTCAAGAGCGTTTCCAACTTCAAGTTCATAAGGAACGCCTTGTTCTTTGACAAAAACTTGATTACGAATCCGTAAAGCATCAAAATAAATATCAGACATAGTATCACGAGTTACTCTAATTTCCATAATTTCTCCTAAAGATTAGTTTGCTTAAAAGCCTTGGATTTATTATAATATAAATAGTCTAAAAATAGCAGAAATAAGTTATTTAAAATAACAATTATTCAATCATTTATTTTAAGAAAGACAAAAATATATTAAATAAAGGAAATTTATGTTCAAAAATAGTAAATTATTCTTCTGGACAGTGGAAATATTAGCCGTTACTTTGTTAATCTTTCTCTTGTCTCAGATTGATTTTG from Lactococcus lactis carries:
- a CDS encoding GNAT family N-acetyltransferase; the protein is MEIRVTRDTMSDIYFDALRIRNQVFVKEQGVPYELEVGNALEEASSVHFVLYDDGLAKGTVRLLADLDEKKALIQRMAILKEARGHGYATLLINRLIEFAKESKLNKLELHAQLSAKGLYSKHGFNEVGQIFEEAGIQHIQMERTDFGN